In Aedes albopictus strain Foshan chromosome 3, AalbF5, whole genome shotgun sequence, the following are encoded in one genomic region:
- the LOC109429529 gene encoding uncharacterized protein LOC109429529, protein MLDIFKQALRYDPTSNPLKHLMVLHRIIGFNLSSPLANRVSRLSMILAGMHALCFVYRVYMVAKKDLGFEYYIAALNVVGGYIFAVIRMTGFAWNYDGFRGICRFLQDHTFQRHDLRAQRLREQCYKNNQKFTIGMLVASVHAIMFFILTDYRTTDQYEIPFELSFLHPAIKSIFNALFGLYLYVIASYFWIPFITIRVVIHTLCVELEIANEAFGKLFTVACDRTDLLMTHHSASSSRSQQLTDQLRADLFWLSVRSELRELVDHHRELLINVDRLCQLAAMPFLSETMSCILISSISVFFLLNGESLSLVAISCVLMFESFYASSLVEALQDVHGEMGTVIYALAWPTEMRYDRRNHCHYKYVSRVLQVVLMRSQRRLRFHCGGLFEMSRGTFTFTVKTCYTMLTFLLRMQDV, encoded by the exons ATGCTAGATATATTCAAACAAGCTCTACGGTATGATCCAACATCGAATCCACTGAAGCATTTGATGGTTCTGCATCGCATTATCG GTTTCAATCTAAGCAGCCCGCTGGCGAACAGAGTTTCACGTCTTTCCATGATCCTAGCTGGAATGCATGCTCTGTGCTTCGTCTACCGTGTTTACATGGTCGCGAAGAAGGACCTGGGATTTGAGTACTACATAGCAGCGCTGAACGTCGTGGGAGGATACATTTTCGCTGTGATTCGTATGACGGGATTTGCATGGAATTACGATGGTTTCCGAGGAATTTGTCGCTTCTTGCAAGATCACACGTTCCAGAGACACGACTTGAGAGCACAGCGTCTTCGCGAACAATGTTACAAGAACAACCAGAAATTTACCATTGGCATGTTAGTGGCTTCGGTCCATGCGATCATGTTTTTCATCTTAACCGACTATCGCACTACGGATCAATATGAAATACCGTTCGAGTTGAGCTTTCTACATCCTGCGATCAAGTCCATCTTCAATGCACTCTTCGGATTATACCTCTACGTAATAGCATCGTACTTCTGGATCCCGTTCATAACTATTCGCGTTGTCATTCATACATTATGCGTGGAATTGGAGATCGCCAACGAAGCTTTCGGGAAACTGTTTACAGTAGCCTGCGATCGTACCGACTTACTCATGACTCACCACAGCGCCAGCTCGTCGCGATCTCAACAACTCACGGATCAACTCAGAGCTGATCTATTTTGGCTGAGCGTACGCAGTGAGTTACGAGAGCTCGTCGATCACCACCGGGAGCTGTTGATCAACGTCGATCGTCTGTGTCAACTGGCTGCCATGCCGTTCCTCTCGGAAACCATGTCCTGCATCCTGATTTCATCGATCTCGGTATTCTTTCTGTTGAACGGAGAAAGTCTTAGCCTGGTGGCCATTTCGTGCGTCCTCATGTTCGAGAGTTTCTACGCCAGCTCGTTGGTGGAGGCGTTGCAGGATGTCCACGGAGAGATGGGTACCGTGATCTACGCGCTCGCATGGCCTACCGAGATGCGGTACGATCGCAGGAATCATTGTCACTACAAGTACGTCAGCAGGGTGCTGCAGGTTGTGCTGATGCGGTCGCAGCGTAGATTGCGCTTCCACTGCGGTGGACTGTTCGAGATGTCCCGGGGAACGTTCACCTTCACGGTGAAGACTTGCTACACGATGTTGACCTTCCTGTTGCGAATGCAGGACGTCTAG
- the LOC109429502 gene encoding RNA polymerase II-associated factor 1 homolog has product MAPTIQNGTNAPDKRGAVARPQERRSELISRVKYCNTLPDIPFDLKFITYPFENDRFIQYKPTSLERNYRYEVLTEHDLGVTIDLINRDLYQIDHLAQLDPADEKLLEEDIHTPQDSLRSSRHAKSVSWLRKSEYISTEQTRFQPQTMEKVEAKVGFNVKQSLREETLYMDREAQIKAIEKTFDDNTKEITAHYSKPGVTPVEVLPVFPDFANWKYPCAQVIFDFDPAPAGKNVPAQMEEMSQAMIRGVMDESGEQFVAYFLPSEDTLEKRRRDLVNEMLYEDEEEYEYKMAREYNWNVKSKASKGYEENYFLVLRQDGMYYNELETRVRLSKRRQKVGQQPNNTKLVVKHRPLNASEHRMQRYRERQLEPPGEEDDEDIEEEEEEEDEMEEELQETQEQDDEQEKDEEGEEGEEKDEDRRSRSRSRSGSGSERSRSGSRSRSGSERSRSVSRSRSRSGSRQSRSRSRSRSKSGSRSRSASRSRSRSGSRSRSGSRSRSASRSRSRSGSRSQSAGSNRSRSGSRSRSGSPASGRGGSRSRSGSRSGSEQRSGSGSE; this is encoded by the exons ATGGCACCAACGATCCAGAACGGCACAAATGCACCGGACAAGCGCGGCGCCGTTGCCCGTCCGCAGGAGAGAAG atCGGAACTCATAAGCCGGGTTAAATATTGCAACACCCTGCCAGACATTCCGTTCGATTTGAAGTTCATCACGTATCCGTTCGAGAACGATCGGTTTATTCAGTACAAGCCGACCTCGCTGGAACGGAACTACCGTTATGAGGTACTGACCGAGCACGATCTGGGAGTGACCATCGATTTGATCAATCGGGATCTGTACCAGATTGATCACCTGGCGCAGCTGGATCCGGCAgatgagaaattgctagaggaagaTATCCACACGCCACAGGACTCGCTGAGAAGCAGTCGGCATGCCAAGTCCGTGTCGTGGTTGCGGAAGTCGGAGTACATTTCGACGGAACAGACCCGGTTCCAACCGCAGACGATGGAGAAGGTGGAGGCCAAGGTCGGTTTCAATGTGAAGCAAAGCTTGCGCGAGGAAACCCTGTACATGGATAGGGAAGCGCAGATCAAGGCCATCGAGAAGACGTTCGATGACAACACCAAGGAAATCACGGCCCACTACAGCAAGCCGGGAGTTACTCCGGTGGAGGTCCTGCCGGTGTTTCCGGACTTTGCCAACTGGAAATATCCTTGTGCTCAGGTCATTTTCGATTTTGATCCGGCTCCGGCAGGCAAGAACGTTCCGGCCCAGATGGAGGAAATGTCCCAGGCGATGATCCGGGGTGTGATGGACGAAAGTGGCGAGCAGTTTGTGGCGTACTTCCTGCCCTCGGAGGACACCTTGGAGAAGCGACGTCGGGATCTGGTTAACGAAATGCTGTACGAAGACGAGGAAGAATACGAGTACAAGATGGCCCGCGAGTATAACTGGAACGTCAAGAGTAAGGCCTCCAAGGGTTACGAGGAAAACTACTTCCTGGTACTTCGGCAGGACGGAATGTACTACAACGAGCTTGAAACGCGCGTCCGCCTGAGCAAGCGTCGCCAGAAGGTCGGCCAGCAGCCGAACAATACCAAGCTGGTGGTGAAACATCGGCCGTTGAATGCTTCGGAACATCGGATGCAACGCTACAGGGAACGTCAGCTGGAACCTCCCGGAGAAGAGGATGACGAGGACattgaagaagaagaggaagaggaggacGAAATGGAGGAAGAGCTGCAGGAAACTCAAGAACAGGACGACGAGCAGGAAAAGGACGAGGAAGGCGAAGAAGGGGAGGAGAAAGACGAAGACAGGAGAAGTCGTTCCCGGTCTCGTTCCGGCAGTGGATCCGAACGATCTCGTTCCGGCTCACGTTCGCGCTCCGGTTCCGAGCGGTCTCGATCGGTGTCCCGCAGTCGGTCCCGTTCGGGCAGCCGTCAGAGCCGCTCGCGCAGCCGAAGTCGTTCGAAGTCCGGCAGTCGTAGTCGCAGCGCTTCCCGCTCTCGATCCCGTTCTGGGTCTCGTTCCCGCTCCGGTTCTCGCAGCCGATCAGCATCTCGTTCCCGTTCCAGATCGGGATCGCGTTCGCAGTCGGCCGGATCTAATCGATCCCGTTCCGGGTCGAGAAGTCGATCGGGTTCGCCAGCTTCCGGTCGGGGAGGATCGCGCAGCCGCTCGGGCAGTCGCTCCGGCAGTGAGCAACGCTCCGGAAGTGGATCCGAGTGA